In a genomic window of Melitaea cinxia chromosome 25, ilMelCinx1.1, whole genome shotgun sequence:
- the LOC123666123 gene encoding uncharacterized protein LOC123666123, translating into MECGVRQGGLTSPLLFNLYINELIGELSSTHTGCYIDNVCVNNISYADDMVLLGPTVGAIRRLLNICASYAREHGLTYNAKKSKILVFKGKSGVYVPVCVPPITLYDVELQRVNSFRYLGHIVTDSLTDDEDLERESRTLAVRGNMIARRFARCSVPVKITLFKAYCQSLYASSLWVSYTRRAARVLRVQYNNIFRMLLRLPPHCSASLMFAETHTDGYDALIRKKVGSLLRRLRDSSNGILRMIASRTDCPIQHRLMCVVIGKG; encoded by the coding sequence ATGGAGTGCGGCGTCAGGCAGGGCGGACTGACCTCTCCTTTGTTATTCAACCTGTACATAAATGAGCTGATCGGTGAGCTCAGCAGCACTCATACCGGTTGTTATATCGACAACGTATGTGTCAATAATATTAGTTACGCGGACGATATGGTGCTGCTGGGACCAACGGTGGGTGCTATTCGCAGGTTGCTGAACATTTGTGCATCGTATGCGCGGGAGCATGGACTGACATATAAcgcaaaaaaaagcaaaattctTGTTTTCAAGGGTAAATCTGGTGTATACGTGCCAGTCTGTGTTCCTCCGATTACATTATACGATGTAGAGCTGCAGCGGGTAAACAGTTTTAGGTATCTAGGGCACATTGTGACAGATAGTTTGACCGACGACGAGGATCTGGAACGTGAGAGTAGGACTCTGGCGGTCCGAGGGAATATGATAGCCCGTAGATTCGCTCGATGCTCCGTGCcagtaaaaataactttgtttaaGGCATATTGCCAATCGTTGTACGCGAGCAGTCTATGGGTGAGTTATACCCGTCGGGCCGCCAGAGTCCTGCGTGTTCAATATAACAACATCTTTAGGATGCTACTGCGGCTGCCTCCACATTGCTCCGCGTCGCTTATGTTTGCCGAAACCCATACGGATGGATACGATGCACTAATTCGTAAAAAGGTTGGGTCATTATTAAGACGGTTGAGAGACAGCAGCAATGGCATCCTCAGGATGATTGCTTCACGCACGGATTGTCCGATCCAACATAGGTTGATGTGCGTAGTAATAGGAAAAGGGTGA
- the LOC123666124 gene encoding uncharacterized protein LOC123666124 gives MDRKGNAKFISFNCKSLKRSFDGIRDLCNKADIIALQETWLFPHELPELEGINKEFGSTGTSAMDASAGLLTGRPYGGVAILWRKSAFRSVSVIDCGDARLSAVKIQASGMSFMLFSVYMPTDCPDNLHTFTQCLSSISAIIEENSDCSVVYMLGDFNAHPNELFCRHLLEFCDDQTWTCVDLNLMKDDTYTFISEAHGCVRWLDHCVVTNAALSTIVNVQVEYDVQWSDHFPLIIDCDLDLVPYRHTMVSTGVFSGVVWGEHTDEQVRRYSKICHEQLREIDIPGEMSYCCDGTCVNAEHKLLIRNMYLRLVTILSAAATASCKVVRVRRRGGYVAGWNKYVAYYHREARLRFLTWVEAGKPNTGQTYVDMKKSSKSFKQKLKLCQDRQVQFKMDALASLHSANNFKQFWKVTGNMSQKPGLPVCVDGISDKHMIANMFSEHFRVLPQHKTDMSRSCGAGSIGSQVRVRFTAKEVSRVISGMSGGKSPGCDGLSIEHLRHAGVCLPHVLSQFYNLCLCHGYLPEELTKTIVVPIIKNRTGDVSDRNNYRPISLANIMAKVLDGLLNDILMKHIKLHEAQFGFRSGLSTESAILCLKQAVQYYTDRKTPIYACFLDLSKAFDTVLYDKLWGKLGDAGVPVEVVSLFQE, from the coding sequence ATGGATAGAAAGGGAAATgcgaaatttatttcatttaattgtaaATCTCTGAAAAGATCTTTTGATGGAATAAGAGATCTTTGTAACAAAGCGGACATCATAGCTTTGCAAGAGACGTGGCTCTTTCCTCATGAGTTGCCAGAGCTAGAGGGCATTAATAAGGAGTTTGGCAGCACGGGAACATCTGCGATGGACGCCTCAGCAGGCCTCCTTACGGGCAGGCCTTACGGTGGCGTTGCTATCTTATGGAGAAAGAGTGCTTTTCGATCAGTGTCAGTTATAGATTGTGGTGATGCTCGCTTGTCTGCAGTGAAAATACAAGCTAGTGGTAtgtcttttatgttatttagcGTTTATATGCCTACTGATTGTCCCGATAACCTGCATACTTTCACTCAGTGTTTAAGTTCAATCAGTGCAATTATTGAAGAAAACAGTGACTGTTCGGTAGTTTATATGTTGGGTGACTTCAATGCACATCCTAATGAACTGTTTTGTAGACATTTATTGGAGTTTTGTGATGACCAGACGTGGACTTGTGTGGACCTTAATCTTATGAAAGATGACACGTATACTTTTATTAGTGAGGCCCATGGTTGTGTGAGGTGGTTGGATCATTGCGTTGTCACGAATGCAGCGTTGTCCACAATAGTTAATGTACAAGTCGAGTATGACGTGCAATGGTCTGATCATTTCCCACTTATAATAGATTGTGACTTGGATCTAGTGCCGTATAGGCACACGATGGTCTCTACAGGGGTATTCAGTGGGGTTGTATGGGGGGAACATACTGACGAACAAGTCCGtagatatagtaaaatatgTCATGAGCAACTACGAGAAATTGATATCCCGGGCGAAATGAGTTATTGTTGCGATGGAACTTGTGTTAATGCTGAgcacaaattattaataagaaatatgtacCTGAGACTGGTTACTATATTATCCGCTGCAGCAACAGCCTCGTGTAAGGTGGTGAGGGTACGAAGGAGGGGTGGTTACGTTGCGGGTTGGAACAAATATGTTGCATATTACCACAGAGAGGCCAGGTTGAGGTTTTTGACCTGGGTGGAAGCGGGAAAACCGAATACGGGTCAGACATATGTTGATATGAAGAAAAGTAGTAAATCGTTTAAGCAGAAGCTGAAGTTGTGCCAAGATAGGCAGGTGCAATTTAAAATGGATGCACTTGCTTCCCTTCACTCTGCTAACAATTTCAAACAGTTCTGGAAAGTGACGGGAAATATGAGCCAAAAGCCTGGCCTTCCTGTGTGCGTGGATGGTATTAGTGACAAGCATATGATTGCTAATATGTTTAGTGAACATTTTAGGGTGTTACCGCAGCATAAGACAGATATGTCTCGATCGTGTGGTGCTGGGAGTATTGGCAGTCAGGTTAGGGTTAGGTTTACAGCGAAGGAGGTTAGTCGCGTTATCAGTGGTATGAGTGGAGGTAAATCTCCTGGATGCGATGGTCTCAGCATCGAGCATCTTAGGCACGCTGGGGTCTGCCTGCCACACGTCCTATCTCAATTTTACAATCTTTGTCTTTGTCACGGTTACTTACCAGAGGAACTTACTAAAACTATAGTAGTTCCTATTATTAAGAACAGAACTGGGGATGTCTCGGATAGAAATAACTACCGTCCCATCTCACTTGCCAACATTATGGCCAAGGTGCTGGATGGCCTGCTTAATGACATTCTCATGAAGCACATAAAGCTGCATGAAGCTCAGTTTGGTTTTCGAAGTGGGCTTTCTACTGAAAGTGCTATATTGTGTCTTAAGCAGGCTGTACAGTATTATACGGATAGGAAAACGCCGATATACGCGTGTTTTCTGGACTTGTCAAAAGCTTTTGACACTGTCCTATATGATAAGCTTTGGGGGAAGCTGGGCGATGCGGGTGTGCCAGTGGAGGTAGTATCGCTGTTTCAGGAATAG